The proteins below are encoded in one region of Silene latifolia isolate original U9 population chromosome 2, ASM4854445v1, whole genome shotgun sequence:
- the LOC141641391 gene encoding protein FAR-RED IMPAIRED RESPONSE 1-like yields the protein MWHITQKITDKVGSALCRDTDFLARFNAVVWDPDMEPSEFEEKWQKVISDFELEDNDWLTTMFDDRHHWIPAYHRDLALGCILRTTQRSESTNSFFKRYENHFGTLVEFWMRFQTAMDQQRYTRRCDDYNSDHSFPELKTELPIEKHGAIIYTHAVFKVFQEEVMAADSCGVDDFEKEEHVRIIHAYFVGVQGQRNWANTKQVHCRSLAK from the exons atgtggcatattacaCAAAAGATCACGGACAAAGTTGGTTCAGCACTCTGCAGAGACACGGACTTCCTTGCTCGCTTCAACGCTGTTGTTTGGGACCCTGATATGGAGCCGTCGGAGTTCGAAGAGAAGTGGCAGAAGGTCATTTCAGATTTCGAGCTGGAagataatgattggttgactacaaTGTTCGACGACAGACACCATTGGATTCCTGCCTACCATCGTGACCTTGCCTTGGGCTGCATATTAAGAACAACACAGCGATCAGAAAGTACAAATTCGTTTTTCAAGCGCTATGAGAATCACTTTGGTACACTGGTCGAATTTTGGATGAG GTTCCAAACTGCTATGGACCAGCAGCGCTATACACGaaggtgcgatgattataacagcGACCACTCATTCCCTGAGCTTAAGACAGAATTACCTATAGAAAAGCATGGCGCTATTATATACACACATGCTGTGTTCAAGGTGTTCCAAGAAGAAGTAATGGCGGCCGATTCATGTGGTGTTGATGACTTTGAGAAGGAGGAGCATGTGCGCATAATTCAT GCATATTTTGTGGGTGTACAAGGGCAAAGAAATTGGGCGAATACCAAGCAAGTACATTGTAGATCGTTGGCTAAATAA